A region from the Neomonachus schauinslandi chromosome 2, ASM220157v2, whole genome shotgun sequence genome encodes:
- the LOC110571316 gene encoding small ubiquitin-related modifier 2-like isoform X2: MAEEKPKEEVTTENNNHIHLKVAGQDGSLVYFKIKRHTLLSKLMKAYCERQALLEMQDEDIIDVFQQQTGGVY; encoded by the exons ATGGCTGAGGAAAAGCCCAAGGAAGAAGTCACGACTGAGAACAACAATCATATTCATTTGAAGGTGGCGGGGCAGGATGGTTCTCTGGTGTACTTTAAGATTAAGAGGCATACACTACTTAGTAAACTGATGAAAGCCTACTGTGAACGACAGG CGCTGCTGGAGATGCAGGATGAAGATATAATTGATGTGTTCCAGCAGCAGACAGGAGGCGTCTACTAG
- the LOC110571316 gene encoding small ubiquitin-related modifier 2-like isoform X1, protein MAEEKPKEEVTTENNNHIHLKVAGQDGSLVYFKIKRHTLLSKLMKAYCERQGLSMTQVRFRFDGHPIKETDTPALLEMQDEDIIDVFQQQTGGVY, encoded by the coding sequence ATGGCTGAGGAAAAGCCCAAGGAAGAAGTCACGACTGAGAACAACAATCATATTCATTTGAAGGTGGCGGGGCAGGATGGTTCTCTGGTGTACTTTAAGATTAAGAGGCATACACTACTTAGTAAACTGATGAAAGCCTACTGTGAACGACAGGGTCTGTCCATGACGCAGGTCAGGTTCCGATTTGACGGGCACCCGATCAAGGAAACAGACACGCCAGCGCTGCTGGAGATGCAGGATGAAGATATAATTGATGTGTTCCAGCAGCAGACAGGAGGCGTCTACTAG